In the Thermodesulfobacteriota bacterium genome, GCCTGCGGTGCGGTGCAGGCCGCACAGCATTCGGACCTTGACGCCATCGCCGCCCTTGAGGCATCCTGCGGGCGGGATCACTGGAGCCCGGCGCAGCTGGCCGCCGAGTGGGAGATCCCCCAGAGCCGCTTCTTCGTCTTCCGCCCTGGCACCGGCCAACCGGCCACCGGCTACATCGGCCTGCGGCTGGTCGTTGATGAGGCCGAGGTGCTGCGGCTGGCGGTCCTGCCCGCCCACCGGGGCCAGGGCATTGGCACCCGCCTGGTCCGGCACGCCTGCGCGGCCCTGGAGCAGGAGGGAGCCGGCCGCCTGTTTTTGGAGGTGCGGCCCTCCAACACCGTGGCCCGCCACCTGTATGCCCAGGCCGGCTTCCAGCCGGTCGGCCGCCGGAGCCACTACTACCAGCAGCCGGACGAGCCGGCCCTGATCCTGACCCGGGTGCGGCCAAGCGCTGGGCCGCTCGCCCTCCAACCGTCATGAAGGACAACCATGAAGAACATCCGCGACATCGATATCAGGGGTAAGAAGGTCCTTATCCGGGTCGACTTCAACGTGCCCATGGATGATCAGGGCAACATCACCGACGACACCCGGATCCGCAGCGTCTTGCCCACCATCAACCACCTCCTGGACGAGCATGCCCGGGTGATCATCTGCTCGCACATGGGGCGGCCCAAGGGCCAGCGGCTGGCCACCCTCTCCCTCGAGCCGGTGGCCAAGCGCCTCGGCCGTCTGCTGGCCAAGGAGGTGCCCCTGGCCCCGGACTGCATCGGGCCGGAGGTGGAGGCGCTGGTGGCCAAAATGCAGCCCGGCGACCTCCTGCTGCTGGAAAACCTGCGCTTCCACGCCGAGGAGCAGGCCAACGACGACGCCTTTTCCCGGCAGCTGGCCAGTCTGGCGGATGTCTATGTCAATGATGCCTTTGCCGTCGCCCACCGGGCCCACGCCTCGGTGGTCGGGGTGACCCGGCACGTGCCGGTGGCGGCTGCCGGCTTCCTGCTGCAGCGGGAGATGGACTATTTCCACCGCTCGGTGAGCGACCCCATGCGGCCTTTGGTGGCCATCATCGGTGGCGCCAAGGTCTCCAGCAAGCTGGGGGCCCTGACCAACCTGCTGGACAAGGTGGACAAGATGATCGTCGGCGGCGCCATGGCCAACACCTTCCTGAAGAGCCAGGGCATCGACGTCGGCGCCTCCAAGGTGGAAAACGATCTCCTGGACACCGCTCGCCAGCTGGTGGCCAAGGCCCGGGAGCGGGGGGTGCACCTCTACCTGCCCGTGGACTGCATCGTCGCCGACCGCTTCGATCCCAAGGCGGAAAGCAAGCGGGTACCGGTGCAGGAGGTGCCACCGGACTGGATGATCCTGGATATCGGCCCGGCCACCACCATCCTGTTCAGCGAGGCCCTGGAGAACGCCAAGACCATCATCTGGAACGGCCCCATGGGCGCCTTCGAGATGGATGCCTTCTCCCGGGGCACCATGGCCATGGTGCGCAACGTCGCCAACTCTTACGCCCTGACCATCGTCGGCGGCGGCGACACCGATGTCGCCGTGCACCGGGCCGGCGAATCCGCCAACATCTCGTACATCTCCACCGGCGGCGGCGCCTTCCTGATGCTCATGGAGGGCAAAACCCTGCCCGGGGTGGCTGCCCTGGACGCGCTCCAGGACCGCTGATCCCTTCCTCGACCCCAGCTCAGGAGAGCGCCATGGCACCCACGGCCTTTATCGCCGGCAACTGGAAGATGCACGGCACCCTAGCCGAGGCCACCGCCCTCGCCGCGGCCCTGGCCGCCGGCCTGGGAGAGGTGGCCGGCCGGGAAGTGGTGGTGGCGCCGCCCGCCACCGCCCTGGCTGCCGTCGGCCAGGCCGTAGCCGGCAGCCCCATCGGTCTGGCCGGCCAGAACGTGGCCTGGGAGGAGAAGGGGGCCTTCACCGGCGAGATCTCGCCGCGCATGCTCCGGGACCTGGGCTGTCGCTACGCCCTCGTCGGCCACTCCGAGCGGCGGCACATCTTTGGCGAGACCGATGCCCTGGTCAACCAGCGCCTGACCGGCGCCCTGCGCCACGGCCTTCGCCCCGTCTTCTGCATCGGCGAGACCTTGGCGGAGCGGGAGAGTGGAGCGACCCTGACGGTCCTGGAGCGGCAGCTCATGGCGGGCCTCAAGGACGTGGCCCTCCCGGCGCCTGAGGCGCTGGTGGTGGCCTACGAGCCGGTGTGGGCCATCGGCACCGGCCGTACCGCCACCGAGGAGCAGGCCCAGGAGGCCCACGCCTTCATCCGGCGCATCCTGGCGCAGCGCTTCGAGAAAGGCGTTGCCGCCCATATCCGAATCGTGTATGGTGGCAGCGTCACGCCCCAGAACGTCGACCGGCTACTGGCGCAGCCGGACCTGGACGGTGTTCTGGTGGGCGGGGCTTCCCTGAAGGTCGAGTCCTTTCTGCGGATCATCCATTTCCAAGCCTAAGAGTCACCCCCGCCCAGGGCGCAGGGTGCTTTTCTTTTTGTGGACCGTTCATGACAGCTATCCTCACGATCATCCATGTGGTGGTCTGCGTCTTTCTGATCGCCATTGTGCTGCTGCAGCACGGCAAGGGCGCCGACATCGGTGCCACCTTCGGCGGCTCCAGCCAGACGGTGTTCGGTACCGAGGGTCCCACCTCGCTCCTCAACCGCATCACCACCATCTCGGCCATCGTCTTCATGTGCACGTCGGTGGCCCTGGCCTACCTGGCCGGCCGGCCCACCGGTGGCTCGGTGATGGAGGGCTTGAGCCTGCCGGCCAAGCCGGCGGTTGAGCAGGCTGTGCCGGTGGAGACCTCGCCACCGGCCGCGGTGCCGACGCCGATCCCCCTGGGCCGGTCCAGCCAGGAGGCGACGCCGGCACCGGTTGTACCGGAGCCGGCCGCCAGCGCGCCTGCAGCAACAGAACCGCCTCCCGCCGCACCCGCGGCTGGCGAGGCGCCCAAAGGTCAATAGCCAGGTTGTGCCGAAGTGGTGGAATTGGTAGACACGCTATCTTGAGGGGGTAGTGGGCGCCGCCCGTGCGAGTTCGAGCCTCGCCTTCGGCACCAACGGTTCTTGGGAAAGCCACCCCTGGGGTGGCTTTCTTTTTTGGAGGAGACGGATCATGCACAAAGCGATCATCGCCCTGGCCACCAGAAACGAAGGCAAGATCCGGGAGCTGACCGAGCTGGTGGCCGGCTTTCCCGTGGAGATCCGCAGCCTGCGGGACTTCGGCCCCATCCCCGAAGCCAAGGAAGACGGCGCCACCTTCGATGACAATGCGTACCAGAAGGCCCTGTTCACCGCCAAGGTCCTGGGCATCCCGGCCATGGCCGACGACTCCGGCCTGGTGGTGCCAGCCCTGGACGGCGCGCCCGGGGTCTACTCGGCCCGCTACGCCGGCGAGCAGGCCAGTGATGCCGACAACATCCGGAAGCTGCTCGCGGCCATGGAGGGCAAAAGCGACCGCCGGGCCGCCTTCGAGTGCGTCGTCTCCATCGCCGTGCCCAGCGGCCCGGCCCTGACCTACGAAGGCCGTTGCGAAGGGGAGATCACCCTGGCCCCCCGGGGGAAAGACGGCTTCGGCTACGATCCGGTCTTTTTCTATCCGCCGTTGGGCAAGACCTTTGCCGAGCTGACCCTGGAGGAGAAGAACGCGGTCAGCCACCGGGGCCAGGCCTTGGCCCAGGTACGCCAGGAGCTGGCCAAGATCCTCACCTGGCTCAGCCAGCGCCTCCGGGAGGTCAAGCCCCCCAAGCCCGACCACGCCGAGTTCGCGGACAACGACTGGTCGCAGCAGGAGTGGCGGCCGCCGTGCGCAAAGAAGGGAGGAGCCACCACGGTGTGAACCGGCGGGCTCCGTTTGGGCCCCGCGTGCGGATCGACTCCATCACAAGAAGGGATTCGTGCTTTCGGCGAAACGCACCCATCGAGCCACTGTTTCCGGACACTCCGCCGATCTCGATCCCGGACAGATCGGAGGGAGGC is a window encoding:
- the secG gene encoding preprotein translocase subunit SecG yields the protein MTAILTIIHVVVCVFLIAIVLLQHGKGADIGATFGGSSQTVFGTEGPTSLLNRITTISAIVFMCTSVALAYLAGRPTGGSVMEGLSLPAKPAVEQAVPVETSPPAAVPTPIPLGRSSQEATPAPVVPEPAASAPAATEPPPAAPAAGEAPKGQ
- the rimI gene encoding ribosomal protein S18-alanine N-acetyltransferase, producing MPVLACGAVQAAQHSDLDAIAALEASCGRDHWSPAQLAAEWEIPQSRFFVFRPGTGQPATGYIGLRLVVDEAEVLRLAVLPAHRGQGIGTRLVRHACAALEQEGAGRLFLEVRPSNTVARHLYAQAGFQPVGRRSHYYQQPDEPALILTRVRPSAGPLALQPS
- a CDS encoding XTP/dITP diphosphatase codes for the protein MHKAIIALATRNEGKIRELTELVAGFPVEIRSLRDFGPIPEAKEDGATFDDNAYQKALFTAKVLGIPAMADDSGLVVPALDGAPGVYSARYAGEQASDADNIRKLLAAMEGKSDRRAAFECVVSIAVPSGPALTYEGRCEGEITLAPRGKDGFGYDPVFFYPPLGKTFAELTLEEKNAVSHRGQALAQVRQELAKILTWLSQRLREVKPPKPDHAEFADNDWSQQEWRPPCAKKGGATTV
- the tpiA gene encoding triose-phosphate isomerase; translation: MAPTAFIAGNWKMHGTLAEATALAAALAAGLGEVAGREVVVAPPATALAAVGQAVAGSPIGLAGQNVAWEEKGAFTGEISPRMLRDLGCRYALVGHSERRHIFGETDALVNQRLTGALRHGLRPVFCIGETLAERESGATLTVLERQLMAGLKDVALPAPEALVVAYEPVWAIGTGRTATEEQAQEAHAFIRRILAQRFEKGVAAHIRIVYGGSVTPQNVDRLLAQPDLDGVLVGGASLKVESFLRIIHFQA
- a CDS encoding phosphoglycerate kinase — its product is MKNIRDIDIRGKKVLIRVDFNVPMDDQGNITDDTRIRSVLPTINHLLDEHARVIICSHMGRPKGQRLATLSLEPVAKRLGRLLAKEVPLAPDCIGPEVEALVAKMQPGDLLLLENLRFHAEEQANDDAFSRQLASLADVYVNDAFAVAHRAHASVVGVTRHVPVAAAGFLLQREMDYFHRSVSDPMRPLVAIIGGAKVSSKLGALTNLLDKVDKMIVGGAMANTFLKSQGIDVGASKVENDLLDTARQLVAKARERGVHLYLPVDCIVADRFDPKAESKRVPVQEVPPDWMILDIGPATTILFSEALENAKTIIWNGPMGAFEMDAFSRGTMAMVRNVANSYALTIVGGGDTDVAVHRAGESANISYISTGGGAFLMLMEGKTLPGVAALDALQDR